A window of Eikenella corrodens contains these coding sequences:
- a CDS encoding DHA2 family efflux MFS transporter permease subunit, with protein MMTPQQKGLAWTAAMALFMQSLDATILNTALPVMSASLRESPLQMELAIISYALTVAALIPLSGWLADRLGTLNVFRLAVTVFVLGSVACAVSPTLDWLVAARILQGAGGALMLPLARLAIIRTVPKSELVAAWNLMSMTGLIGPIVGPILGGWMAVNLSWHWIFFINIPIGLFGIAIAGRYMPNVRAAVQPLDWLGFLLFAGGLVGITYGLELAAENLHNGRRALAVIGLGAAAMWLYAAYARRAKNPLLPLSLFRVHTFSVGLAANLMFRVLSSGIPFLVPLMLQVAFGYNAEMAGWMLAPVALSSILMKPFTAPILVRFGYKGTLLGVAVAMSAVVAALSLLDSHSSITFYMLLATCFGLCQSLMFTAINTLTVGDLSNEEASAGSTMLSVVQQVGIGIGIAVAAVILGAYRAAVGETGALLEQAFSYTYLSLATFGLVLLWLLAKLHAGDGGHLNRRAT; from the coding sequence ATGATGACCCCGCAACAAAAAGGCTTGGCCTGGACGGCGGCGATGGCGCTGTTTATGCAGTCGCTGGACGCCACCATTTTGAATACCGCGTTGCCGGTGATGTCGGCAAGCCTGCGCGAATCACCGCTGCAAATGGAGCTGGCTATCATCAGCTATGCGCTTACCGTAGCCGCACTGATTCCGCTCTCGGGCTGGCTGGCCGACCGGTTGGGCACGCTTAATGTGTTCCGGCTGGCGGTGACGGTATTCGTGCTCGGTTCGGTGGCCTGCGCCGTGTCGCCCACGCTGGATTGGCTGGTGGCCGCGCGGATACTGCAGGGCGCGGGCGGCGCACTGATGCTGCCGTTGGCGCGGCTGGCGATTATCCGCACCGTGCCTAAGTCGGAATTGGTGGCGGCATGGAATTTGATGTCGATGACCGGCCTCATCGGCCCCATCGTCGGGCCGATTTTGGGCGGTTGGATGGCGGTAAATCTTTCTTGGCACTGGATTTTCTTCATCAATATCCCCATCGGCCTGTTCGGTATCGCCATTGCCGGACGCTATATGCCCAATGTGCGGGCCGCCGTGCAGCCCTTGGATTGGTTGGGCTTTCTGCTGTTTGCCGGCGGCCTGGTGGGGATTACCTACGGGCTGGAGCTGGCGGCGGAAAACCTGCACAACGGCCGCCGCGCCCTAGCAGTTATCGGGTTGGGCGCGGCGGCCATGTGGCTGTATGCCGCGTATGCGCGGCGGGCTAAAAATCCGCTGCTGCCGCTTTCGCTGTTCCGGGTGCACACGTTCAGCGTCGGGCTGGCTGCCAATTTGATGTTCCGCGTGCTCTCTTCCGGCATCCCTTTCCTGGTGCCGCTGATGCTTCAGGTAGCCTTTGGCTACAATGCCGAAATGGCGGGCTGGATGCTTGCGCCGGTGGCGTTGAGCTCGATTTTGATGAAGCCGTTTACTGCGCCGATTCTGGTGCGCTTCGGCTATAAAGGCACGCTCTTGGGCGTGGCTGTGGCCATGTCGGCCGTGGTGGCTGCGCTGTCGCTGCTCGATTCGCACAGCTCGATAACGTTTTATATGCTGCTGGCCACCTGCTTCGGCCTGTGCCAATCCTTGATGTTTACCGCCATCAACACCCTCACCGTCGGCGATTTATCGAACGAAGAAGCCAGCGCGGGTTCGACCATGCTCAGCGTGGTGCAACAGGTGGGCATCGGCATCGGCATTGCCGTGGCCGCCGTGATTTTGGGTGCGTACCGTGCCGCCGTGGGCGAAACCGGCGCGCTGCTGGAACAGGCCTTCAGCTACACCTACCTGTCGCTGGCCACCTTCGGCCTGGTGCTGCTGTGGCTGCTGGCCAAACTGCATGCCGGCGACGGCGGGCATTTAAACCGCAGGGCTACCTGA
- a CDS encoding type II toxin-antitoxin system death-on-curing family toxin: MSEIPVFYFDVYHAVQTHKWIIEKSGGLDGIYPDGEGRLESALAHIQNDLYYPTFEEKLAHLVYSINKLHAFCDGNKRSSLVLGAYFLEINGYDYCIRKFVLEMENIVVWLAESKISKELLLKMVTSIIENEDEFSESLKYELFCAISE, translated from the coding sequence ATGTCGGAAATACCTGTTTTTTATTTCGATGTTTATCACGCCGTGCAAACCCATAAATGGATTATTGAGAAATCGGGAGGCCTGGACGGCATTTATCCTGACGGGGAAGGCAGGCTGGAGAGTGCATTGGCACATATACAAAACGACCTGTATTATCCGACCTTTGAAGAAAAACTCGCCCATTTGGTATATTCCATCAATAAATTACATGCTTTCTGCGACGGCAACAAACGTTCCAGCCTGGTTTTAGGCGCATATTTTCTGGAAATAAACGGTTACGATTATTGCATTAGGAAATTCGTGCTTGAAATGGAAAATATCGTGGTGTGGCTTGCCGAAAGTAAAATTTCAAAAGAATTGTTGCTGAAAATGGTTACGTCCATTATTGAAAACGAAGACGAATTTTCCGAAAGCCTGAAATATGAATTATTCTGCGCCATCAGCGAATAA
- a CDS encoding type IV pilus twitching motility protein PilT, with product MQITDLLAFSVKNKASDLHLSAGLPPMIRVHGDVRRINLPEMSAEEVGNMIASIMNDHQRKDYQQRLETDFSFELPNIARFRVNAFNTERGPAAVFRTIPSKVLTLEELNAPKVFQKISDQPRGLVLVTGPTGSGKSTTLAAMINYINENHHHHILTIEDPIEFVHESKQCLVNQRELHQHTHSFANALRSALREDPDIILVGEMRDPETIGLALTAAETGHLVFATLHTTGAAKTVDRIIDVFPAGEKEMVRSMLSESLRAVISQTLLKTKDGKGRVAAHEILISTAAVRNLIRENKIAQIGSALQTGQAHGMQTLDQSLQSLLKRGIISIDAARAKAQNPDQLV from the coding sequence ATGCAGATTACCGACTTACTCGCGTTCAGCGTGAAAAACAAAGCATCCGACTTGCACCTCTCCGCCGGCCTGCCACCCATGATCCGCGTGCACGGCGACGTGCGCCGCATCAACCTGCCGGAAATGAGCGCCGAAGAAGTGGGCAACATGATCGCCTCCATCATGAACGACCACCAGCGCAAAGACTACCAACAACGGCTGGAAACCGACTTTTCCTTCGAGCTGCCCAACATCGCCCGTTTCCGTGTGAACGCATTCAACACCGAACGCGGCCCGGCCGCCGTGTTCCGTACCATTCCCAGCAAAGTGCTCACGCTGGAAGAATTGAACGCGCCCAAAGTGTTCCAAAAAATTTCCGACCAACCGCGCGGCCTGGTGCTGGTAACCGGCCCTACCGGTTCCGGCAAATCCACCACCCTGGCGGCGATGATCAACTACATCAACGAAAATCATCATCACCACATCCTCACCATCGAAGACCCGATCGAGTTTGTGCACGAAAGTAAGCAGTGCCTGGTGAACCAACGCGAACTGCACCAACATACCCACAGCTTTGCCAACGCCCTGCGCTCCGCACTGCGTGAAGACCCGGATATCATCCTGGTGGGTGAGATGCGCGACCCGGAAACCATCGGCTTGGCGCTCACCGCTGCCGAAACCGGCCACTTGGTATTCGCCACCCTGCATACCACCGGTGCCGCCAAAACCGTGGACCGTATTATCGACGTGTTCCCCGCCGGCGAAAAAGAGATGGTGCGCTCTATGCTTTCCGAATCACTGCGCGCCGTGATTTCGCAAACCCTGCTCAAAACCAAAGACGGCAAAGGCCGCGTGGCCGCGCACGAAATCCTGATTTCCACCGCCGCCGTGCGCAACCTGATCCGCGAAAACAAAATCGCCCAAATCGGTTCTGCCCTGCAAACAGGCCAGGCGCATGGTATGCAGACGCTCGACCAATCCCTGCAGTCACTGCTCAAACGCGGCATTATCAGCATCGATGCCGCCCGCGCCAAAGCGCAGAACCCCGACCAACTCGTCTAA
- the greB gene encoding transcription elongation factor GreB has product MSNTTPNYITPVGWQALKDELYQLVNKERPEIVQIVNWAASNGDRSENGDYLYGKRRMREIDRRIRFLTKRLEAAQVVDPETREATDQIFFGATVELLRGNGEEQTVRIVGVDEIDTARHKISWTSPLARALLKASEGDEIVFHGPEGREEIEVLAVNYVKIE; this is encoded by the coding sequence ATGAGCAACACCACCCCCAACTACATTACCCCAGTCGGCTGGCAGGCATTGAAAGACGAGCTCTACCAGCTGGTGAACAAAGAGCGCCCCGAAATCGTGCAAATCGTCAACTGGGCCGCCAGCAACGGCGACCGCAGCGAAAACGGCGACTATCTCTACGGCAAGCGCCGCATGCGCGAAATCGACCGCCGCATCCGCTTCCTCACCAAACGGCTGGAAGCGGCGCAAGTGGTCGACCCCGAAACCCGTGAGGCCACCGACCAAATCTTTTTCGGCGCCACCGTGGAGCTGCTGCGCGGCAACGGCGAAGAGCAAACCGTGCGCATCGTGGGCGTGGACGAAATCGACACCGCCCGCCACAAGATTTCCTGGACTTCCCCACTCGCCCGCGCCCTGCTCAAAGCCAGCGAAGGCGACGAAATCGTGTTCCATGGGCCGGAAGGCCGGGAGGAGATTGAAGTGTTGGCCGTGAATTATGTGAAGATAGAGTAG
- the argH gene encoding argininosuccinate lyase: MTTDNKTWSGRFNEPVSELVKQYTGSIGFDQRLARWDIQGSLAHAQMLHEAGVLSAQDLADIRHGMAEIQAEIEAGCLQWSLDLEDVHMNIERRLTDKIGDAGKRLHTGRSRNDQVATDIRLWLRDEISAIRRLIKDLQAALLDLAEQNAATVMPGFTHLQVAQPVSFGHHLLAYVEMFGRDDERMADCRRRTNRMPLGAAALAGTTFPVRRETTAALLGFEQICQNSLDAVSDRDFAIEFTAAASLVMVHLSRLSEELILWMSPRFGFIDIADRFCTGSSIMPQKKNPDVPELVRGKSGRVIGHLTGLIMLMKSQPLAYNKDNQEDKEPLFDTVDTLIDTLRIYADMMRGITVKPEAMRAAVLQGFATATDLADYLVKKGLPFRDSHEAVAQAVRHAEQAGCGLEDLPITVLQGFSTLIENDVYEVLTPEGSLNARNHLGGTAPDQVRFQVARWREILKENA, encoded by the coding sequence ATGACCACCGACAACAAAACCTGGTCCGGCCGCTTCAACGAGCCCGTGTCCGAACTCGTCAAACAATACACCGGCTCGATTGGTTTCGACCAACGCCTTGCCCGCTGGGACATCCAAGGCTCGCTCGCGCACGCGCAGATGCTGCACGAAGCCGGCGTGCTCTCCGCGCAGGATTTGGCCGACATCCGGCACGGCATGGCCGAAATCCAAGCCGAAATCGAAGCAGGCTGCCTGCAATGGTCGCTTGATTTGGAAGACGTGCACATGAACATCGAACGCCGCCTCACCGACAAAATCGGCGATGCCGGCAAACGCCTGCACACCGGCCGCAGCCGCAACGACCAAGTCGCCACCGACATCCGCCTATGGCTGCGCGACGAAATCTCCGCCATCCGCCGCCTGATTAAAGATTTGCAGGCTGCCCTGCTCGATTTGGCCGAGCAAAACGCCGCCACCGTCATGCCCGGCTTCACGCATCTTCAGGTAGCCCAGCCCGTCAGCTTCGGCCACCACCTGCTCGCCTATGTGGAAATGTTCGGCCGCGACGACGAACGCATGGCCGACTGCCGCCGCCGCACCAACCGCATGCCGCTGGGCGCTGCCGCGCTGGCCGGCACCACCTTCCCCGTCCGCCGCGAAACCACCGCCGCGCTGTTGGGCTTCGAGCAAATCTGCCAAAACTCGCTCGATGCCGTGTCCGACCGCGACTTCGCCATCGAATTTACCGCCGCCGCCTCGCTGGTGATGGTGCATTTGAGCCGCCTGTCCGAAGAACTGATTTTGTGGATGTCGCCCCGCTTCGGCTTCATCGACATCGCCGACCGCTTCTGCACCGGTTCGTCCATCATGCCGCAGAAGAAAAACCCCGACGTGCCCGAACTCGTGCGCGGCAAATCCGGCCGCGTCATCGGCCATCTCACCGGCCTGATAATGCTGATGAAATCCCAGCCGCTGGCGTATAACAAAGACAATCAGGAAGACAAAGAGCCGCTGTTTGACACGGTGGACACGCTCATCGACACGCTGCGGATTTACGCCGATATGATGCGCGGCATCACCGTGAAGCCCGAAGCCATGCGCGCCGCCGTGCTGCAAGGCTTCGCCACCGCCACCGATTTGGCCGATTATCTGGTGAAAAAAGGCCTGCCCTTCCGCGACAGCCACGAAGCCGTCGCCCAAGCCGTGCGCCACGCCGAACAGGCAGGCTGCGGGCTGGAAGACCTGCCGATCACCGTGCTGCAAGGCTTCAGCACATTGATTGAAAACGATGTTTATGAAGTGCTCACCCCCGAAGGCAGCCTGAACGCCCGCAACCACTTGGGCGGCACCGCACCGGATCAGGTGAGGTTTCAGGTAGCCCGCTGGCGCGAGATATTGAAAGAAAACGCATGA
- a CDS encoding DNA-binding protein has protein sequence MSRDLTTSLVARSNILNNQYAVSELENSLQLGGLGFEGETVFTKQQVAVILDVDERTIERYIEKYSDELKRNGYRVLRGNSLKNIKLAHGGDTNVATIGTKASILGIFSFRAVLNLAMLVTESEQAKAIRSRMLDIVIDVIAKKSGGSTKFINQRDSDYLPSAYMEESYRKQFTDALRDFLEMGNHKYAVYTDKIYQAVFCENTKEYKKILNLAAKDKTRDTMYSEVLKAIGSLENGLVAELKKQSEQLGRKLLPGELDKLIEEAADNPYLQPFIMDARVKMSSRDLGFREALHEKLACYIQEIPTGDFDRFLGEKSRSLQEQLEDTEETMAVLKRLKER, from the coding sequence ATGAGCCGAGATTTGACCACCTCCCTTGTCGCGCGCAGCAATATTCTGAATAACCAATATGCCGTGAGCGAACTGGAAAACAGCTTGCAGCTTGGCGGCTTGGGCTTTGAAGGCGAAACCGTTTTTACCAAGCAGCAGGTTGCTGTTATTTTGGATGTAGATGAAAGGACAATTGAACGCTATATCGAAAAATATAGCGATGAACTGAAAAGGAACGGTTACCGGGTGTTGCGCGGAAATTCTCTGAAAAACATTAAACTAGCTCATGGTGGCGACACAAATGTCGCTACCATCGGCACGAAGGCTTCCATTCTTGGTATTTTTTCCTTCCGAGCCGTACTCAATCTCGCCATGCTGGTTACCGAGAGCGAACAAGCAAAGGCCATCCGCAGCCGGATGCTCGATATCGTTATTGATGTGATTGCCAAAAAATCCGGCGGCAGCACCAAGTTTATCAACCAGCGCGACAGCGACTATCTGCCGTCAGCCTACATGGAAGAAAGCTACCGCAAGCAGTTTACCGATGCCCTGAGGGATTTTTTGGAAATGGGCAACCATAAATATGCCGTTTATACCGACAAAATTTATCAGGCCGTATTTTGTGAAAACACGAAAGAATATAAAAAAATATTAAATCTGGCCGCAAAGGACAAAACACGGGACACCATGTATTCGGAAGTTTTAAAGGCAATCGGCAGCCTCGAAAACGGATTGGTGGCGGAATTGAAAAAACAGTCGGAGCAGTTGGGTAGGAAACTGCTGCCCGGAGAATTGGACAAATTAATAGAAGAAGCTGCCGACAACCCCTATCTTCAGCCGTTTATTATGGATGCCAGGGTAAAAATGTCGAGCAGGGATTTGGGGTTCAGGGAGGCATTGCACGAAAAACTGGCGTGCTATATCCAAGAAATCCCAACGGGCGATTTCGACCGGTTCTTGGGGGAGAAAAGCCGCTCTTTGCAGGAACAGTTGGAAGATACCGAAGAAACCATGGCCGTATTGAAACGCTTGAAGGAGCGGTAA